The Acidobacteriota bacterium genome segment TTTCGATCAGGCGGTCCACCCGGGACAGCCCCTCGAGCGAGGTGCGGAAGCTCAGGATGAAGGGGGAGCGGCCCAGGGGCGTCCCGATCGACACAAACTCCAGCGAGGGGATGCGGCGCACCACCACCGACTCGCCCGGGAAGGTCACCGACTCCCTGCCGAAGACGATGTTGGTGGAGAGGCTCTGGTGGTTGCGGGTCACGAATCCCTGCGCCTTTTCCATCGGTATGGTGGCCGTGCGGAGGTTTTCCGAAAAAGCCTGGCGGAAGGTGAAACTGGAGCTGATGTTGGCCCTGACGACGGCCCTCCAGTCCTCCCCGAGCCACGATTCCCCGTCGATGTCCAGCTGGGCCCCCCCCTGGTCCAGTTTGTCGCGGATGCCGTAGCCCCGGAGCTCCAGCCTGGTTTTCGGGTTCGGCCGCGCCCGGAACTCGGCCCCCAGCGCGAGTCCCCGCAGGCTGAAATAATCACCGTAGACCAGCAGGTCGGCGCTTCTTCCCAGGGTCTGGTAATACCCTTCGCTGAAGACGCGTCCCTTGGACGTCGAGTTGCCCGTGTGAAAGGGGAGGAAGCCGCTCGAGCGTTCCTTCAGCCCGACGGGGAGGACGACGTAGGGCAGGTAGAGTACCGGGACCCCCTTGACCCGGAAAACGGCGCTCCGCATCCGGGCGGTCTGGTCCACCCGGATGTCGGTCCGGGCCGCCGTGAAGCGCCACTTGGGGTTCTCCTCCAGGCAGGTGGTCGCCCCCCCCTCCTCGACACGGTAGGTGTCCGGCCCGGTCTTGAGGATCCGGCGGCCCGAGATCATGAATTCCCGGTCGGTGAACCCGGTGGCGTCGTAAAAAGCCCCGGTCTGGGTCGCAAAATTGAACTCGGCCCGCGAGCAGGTGAGCCACTGCCGGTCCCCGTCCTGGCTGAAACGGGTATCGCCGGAGATGAAACCCTCGCGGGTGGCTTCGTCGTAGACCGCCTCCTCCCCGGTCACGACGATATCGCGGAAGGTGATGCGGACGCCCCCGGCCGCCCGGTGGAGCGACTTCGACTTTTCCTGGGTGTCGGAGACGAGGACCACCGTGCCGTCGCGGTAGCGGATTTCGGTCCGCACCCGTCCCGCGGGATCCTCCGGCGCGACCTGTCCCGCCGCGGCCGCAGCGAGGGCTGCGCAGAGCACCGCCGCCAGGAGGGCCCGACCCCCTCCGCCGGCGTATCGTGTTCCGAGCCCTCGTCTCATTCCGTCTCTTCCCGGGAATCGCGCCGGCCCGCCCGCCGGGCGCCGATTTATGCTATCCTAAACCTTTCTCAATAATCCAGGGGAAGGCGCATGCGCACCGTCATCAAATTGGGCACCTCCACTCTCACCCGGGGAACCCCCTGCC includes the following:
- a CDS encoding LPS-assembly protein LptD, translated to MRRGLGTRYAGGGGRALLAAVLCAALAAAAAGQVAPEDPAGRVRTEIRYRDGTVVLVSDTQEKSKSLHRAAGGVRITFRDIVVTGEEAVYDEATREGFISGDTRFSQDGDRQWLTCSRAEFNFATQTGAFYDATGFTDREFMISGRRILKTGPDTYRVEEGGATTCLEENPKWRFTAARTDIRVDQTARMRSAVFRVKGVPVLYLPYVVLPVGLKERSSGFLPFHTGNSTSKGRVFSEGYYQTLGRSADLLVYGDYFSLRGLALGAEFRARPNPKTRLELRGYGIRDKLDQGGAQLDIDGESWLGEDWRAVVRANISSSFTFRQAFSENLRTATIPMEKAQGFVTRNHQSLSTNIVFGRESVTFPGESVVVRRIPSLEFVSIGTPLGRSPFILSFRTSLEGLSRVDRLIETGGLVQRMDLFPRITARIPSWKGFSLAPSVGVRETWYGARISEDAPGGVENRGLHRRYVDLRIDVRAPVLEKSFGSKPTGGIRHAIEPFFTWRRIHGVKGLDETLRFDAEDAVADTNEIEYGMTHRFYRGAPAAQGGSTEILSLALVQKYYFDPTFGGVFQEGEANAFTPLDTATGFYRSTSTANFAPLSAILQFTPRQGIHNDIRADFDTGRGRWSNVSLASEWRQGPVSLSGTYFYINPRGGAFLSGNHVQAQVEFGSQERGFNSRLTASRNLQSGQWLNSNVRVGYSWNCCGLGLGFNQYALGIRTESRLSFSFTLKGIGHFGNMREPEGIF